From a region of the Flavobacterium sediminilitoris genome:
- the ligA gene encoding NAD-dependent DNA ligase LigA, which produces MDILQSIQVLREELNQHNYNYYVLDKPTISDFEFDTKLKELQDLEAKYPEFYDENSPTVRVGGAITKNFDTIQHEYRMYSLDNSYSKEDLLDWQTRCQKILGDVDLEFTCELKYDGASISIQYENGKLKRAVTRGDGFQGDDVTNNVKTIKSVPIKLKNDFPEKFEIRGEIILPFLGFEKMNQELIEIGETPYSNPRNTASGSLKLQNSAEVAKRPLDCLLYTLVGNNLPIKSQFEGLQKARDWGFKVPNESKLVKSINEVFEFINYWDTHRHELPYETDGVVIKINQVQYQEELGYTAKSPRWAIAYKFKAEQVTTILNSISYQVGRTGAITPVANLEPVQLAGTIVKRASLHNADQIAKLDIRIGDSVFVEKGGEIIPKIIGVNLEERKLENQPTTYITHCPECNTELIRIEGEANHYCPNFYGCPPQIIGRIQHYISRKAMDIDGLGGETVALLYNAGLIKNYADLYELTKDQVIPLERMAEKSAENLINGIEKSKSIPFDSVLYALGIRYVGETVAKKLAKHYKNIDAIASASLMDLILVDEIGEKIAKSVVLFFENEINIEIIERLKSSGIQFELDEKLNTNVSDKLSGKVFVVSGVFEIYSRDNLKKAIEDNGGKVGSSISSKTDYVIAGDNMGPAKLEKANKLGIPIINEQEFNVLIND; this is translated from the coding sequence AGCAAAATATCCTGAATTTTATGATGAAAACTCACCAACAGTTAGAGTAGGAGGAGCTATTACAAAGAATTTTGATACTATTCAGCATGAATATAGAATGTATTCTTTAGATAATTCTTATTCGAAAGAAGATTTACTAGATTGGCAAACACGATGTCAAAAAATATTAGGTGATGTTGATTTAGAATTTACTTGTGAGTTGAAATATGATGGAGCTTCAATAAGTATTCAATATGAAAATGGTAAATTAAAGCGAGCAGTTACTCGTGGAGATGGTTTTCAAGGAGATGATGTTACAAATAATGTTAAAACAATAAAATCGGTTCCTATAAAATTAAAAAATGATTTTCCAGAGAAATTTGAAATTAGAGGAGAAATAATTCTTCCTTTTTTAGGCTTTGAGAAAATGAATCAAGAGTTAATTGAAATAGGAGAAACACCTTATTCAAACCCTAGAAATACTGCTTCAGGAAGTTTGAAATTGCAAAATAGTGCAGAAGTTGCTAAAAGACCATTAGACTGTTTGTTGTATACTTTGGTAGGGAATAATTTACCTATTAAATCTCAATTTGAAGGATTACAAAAAGCAAGAGATTGGGGTTTTAAAGTACCAAATGAATCTAAATTGGTAAAAAGTATAAATGAAGTTTTTGAATTTATTAATTATTGGGATACACACCGTCATGAATTACCTTATGAAACTGATGGAGTTGTAATTAAAATAAATCAAGTTCAATATCAGGAAGAGTTAGGTTATACAGCTAAATCACCACGATGGGCTATTGCTTATAAGTTTAAAGCGGAACAGGTTACAACAATTTTAAATTCTATATCTTATCAAGTAGGAAGAACAGGAGCAATAACACCAGTTGCTAATCTTGAACCAGTACAATTAGCAGGAACCATTGTAAAAAGAGCTTCTTTGCATAATGCGGATCAAATTGCAAAATTAGATATTAGAATAGGAGATAGTGTTTTTGTTGAAAAAGGAGGAGAGATTATTCCTAAAATTATTGGAGTTAATTTAGAGGAAAGAAAATTAGAAAATCAACCTACAACTTATATAACGCATTGTCCAGAATGTAATACGGAATTAATTAGAATTGAAGGAGAAGCAAATCATTATTGTCCTAATTTTTATGGATGTCCACCTCAAATTATAGGAAGAATTCAACATTATATCTCTAGAAAAGCTATGGATATTGATGGTTTAGGAGGTGAAACGGTTGCTCTTTTATATAATGCAGGTTTAATAAAAAATTATGCAGATTTATATGAGTTAACTAAAGACCAAGTTATTCCACTTGAACGTATGGCAGAGAAGTCTGCTGAGAATTTAATTAACGGAATCGAAAAATCTAAAAGCATTCCTTTTGATAGTGTTTTATATGCTTTAGGAATTAGATATGTAGGAGAAACTGTGGCTAAAAAGCTAGCTAAACATTATAAAAATATTGATGCAATAGCTTCTGCAAGTTTAATGGATTTAATTCTAGTTGATGAAATTGGAGAAAAAATTGCAAAAAGTGTAGTCTTGTTTTTTGAAAATGAAATAAACATTGAAATTATAGAAAGGCTTAAAAGTAGTGGAATACAATTTGAATTAGATGAAAAATTAAATACGAATGTATCGGATAAATTATCAGGGAAAGTATTTGTTGTTTCTGGAGTTTTTGAAATTTATTCTAGAGACAATCTAAAAAAAGCAATTGAAGATAATGGAGGAAAAGTAGGAAGTTCAATATCCTCAAAAACAGATTATGTAATTGCGGGCGATAATATGGGACCAGCTAAATTAGAAAAAGCAAATAAGCTAGGAATACCAATTATTAATGAGCAAGAGTTTAATGTATTGATTAATGATTAA
- a CDS encoding bifunctional metallophosphatase/5'-nucleotidase, whose amino-acid sequence MQRRDFLQKTAASSALLTVGGLSLSSFSTIEEKKITILHTNDVHSHIDPFPADHPRNPNMGGAARRASVIEQIRKEEKNVLLLDAGDIFQGTPYFNYYGGELEFKLMSMMKYDLATMGNHDFDNGIDGFHAQLPHASFDFVSANYDFTNTILDGIVKPYKIIIKDGIKIGIFGLGVELDGLVDKKLYKETVYNNPIEVAKDMTRILKEDKKCDLVICLSHLGFNYRNEPDKVCDILLAKQTKDIDLIIGGHSHTFLDKPVIETNVDGKAVLVNQVGCFGINLGRIDFYLSNNKKHDNTTRNIIL is encoded by the coding sequence ATGCAAAGAAGAGATTTTTTACAAAAAACAGCAGCCAGTTCGGCTTTATTAACAGTTGGAGGATTATCATTAAGTAGTTTTTCAACTATTGAGGAGAAAAAAATAACAATTCTACACACTAATGATGTTCATAGTCATATAGATCCATTTCCTGCGGATCATCCAAGAAATCCAAATATGGGTGGAGCAGCAAGAAGAGCAAGTGTAATAGAACAAATTAGAAAAGAAGAAAAAAATGTTCTTCTTTTAGATGCTGGAGATATTTTTCAAGGAACTCCTTATTTTAATTATTATGGTGGTGAATTAGAGTTTAAACTAATGAGTATGATGAAATATGATTTAGCTACAATGGGAAATCATGATTTTGACAATGGAATTGATGGTTTTCATGCACAATTACCACATGCTAGCTTTGACTTTGTTTCAGCAAATTATGATTTTACAAATACTATATTAGATGGAATTGTAAAACCTTATAAAATAATTATAAAAGACGGAATTAAAATTGGAATATTTGGATTAGGCGTTGAGCTTGACGGATTAGTTGATAAAAAACTATATAAAGAAACAGTCTACAATAATCCTATTGAAGTTGCAAAAGATATGACTAGGATATTAAAAGAAGATAAAAAGTGTGATTTAGTTATTTGTCTTTCTCATCTTGGTTTTAATTACAGAAACGAACCTGATAAAGTTTGCGATATATTACTTGCAAAACAAACAAAAGATATTGATTTAATTATTGGAGGTCATAGTCACACTTTTTTAGACAAACCTGTCATAGAAACTAATGTTGATGGAAAAGCAGTACTAGTGAATCAAGTTGGATGTTTTGGAATTAACCTTGGTAGAATTGACTTCTATTTGTCTAACAATAAAAAACACGATAATACTACTAGAAATATTATTCTATAA
- a CDS encoding 5'-nucleotidase C-terminal domain-containing protein, with amino-acid sequence MVNVKKKRVKYSYFVILLTFLFIVSCKTSKSNIYEVEGKRININESYAGNTEIEKFIQPYREHITKDLDSVLAYNPVNQEKSKGKWQTNIGNLFAETTLAFSKPIFLKRENKDIDFCLLNHGGIRAIIPKGNVTSRTAYEIMPFENSIMIIGLKGKEVRALADYIIKEKKPHPLAGITIYTNKDENTVMDIKINNHSIDDNKIYYVATSDYLASGGDSMTFFRDSSLKYDIDYKLRNLFIDYFKKIDTLPNITTERIIIK; translated from the coding sequence ATGGTAAATGTAAAAAAGAAAAGAGTAAAATATAGTTATTTTGTTATATTATTAACATTCCTATTTATAGTCTCTTGTAAAACTTCTAAATCTAATATATATGAAGTTGAAGGTAAAAGAATTAACATCAATGAATCTTATGCTGGTAACACTGAAATAGAAAAATTCATACAACCTTATAGAGAACACATTACTAAAGATTTAGACAGTGTTTTGGCTTACAATCCTGTAAATCAAGAAAAAAGTAAAGGCAAATGGCAGACTAATATTGGCAACTTATTTGCAGAAACAACTTTAGCATTTAGTAAGCCTATATTTCTTAAAAGAGAAAATAAAGATATTGATTTTTGTTTACTAAACCATGGAGGAATAAGAGCTATTATTCCTAAAGGGAATGTTACGTCTAGAACTGCCTACGAAATAATGCCTTTTGAAAATAGTATTATGATTATTGGTTTAAAAGGTAAAGAAGTAAGAGCTTTAGCTGATTATATTATAAAAGAAAAAAAACCGCATCCTTTAGCAGGTATAACAATCTATACAAATAAGGATGAAAATACTGTAATGGATATAAAAATAAACAATCACTCTATTGATGATAATAAAATATATTATGTAGCAACTTCTGATTATTTAGCTAGTGGTGGCGATAGCATGACATTTTTTAGAGATAGTTCATTAAAATATGATATTGATTACAAGTTAAGAAATTTATTTATTGACTATTTTAAGAAAATAGATACATTACCTAATATAACAACAGAAAGAATTATCATAAAATAA
- a CDS encoding DUF6913 domain-containing protein: MFSRIIKRFFLKKIIKKRLSKYNLDVTNDKIKTIGIIVDTTYFFDKEKLISEIKSHSNHFEDIRMIAYRDKIKNKSENESLFFSMKDITITGGIGAKHIQDFVDYPFDLLINYFDEEKLPLLLIAKKSKAKFKMGFSTVDKRIHHFMLALEMKNYKEFVSELFKYLKILNKI, from the coding sequence ATGTTTTCTAGAATAATTAAGAGGTTTTTCCTAAAAAAAATAATTAAGAAAAGGTTATCTAAGTATAACCTAGATGTAACTAATGATAAAATTAAAACAATAGGTATTATTGTAGATACAACTTATTTTTTTGATAAAGAAAAGCTTATATCGGAAATTAAATCACACAGCAATCATTTTGAAGATATAAGAATGATAGCATATCGGGATAAAATAAAAAATAAAAGCGAAAATGAATCACTTTTTTTCTCCATGAAAGATATTACTATCACAGGAGGAATTGGTGCAAAGCATATTCAGGATTTTGTAGATTATCCTTTCGATTTGTTAATTAATTATTTTGATGAAGAAAAATTACCATTATTATTAATTGCAAAAAAATCAAAAGCAAAATTTAAAATGGGATTTTCAACAGTAGACAAAAGAATCCATCATTTTATGTTAGCCTTGGAAATGAAAAACTATAAAGAGTTTGTCTCTGAATTATTCAAATATTTAAAAATACTTAATAAAATATAA
- the dapA gene encoding 4-hydroxy-tetrahydrodipicolinate synthase, which translates to MKKFEGTGVALVTPFKEDFSIDVEALKRIVDFVTKGGVEYLVVLGTTAESATLSQDEKELVIKTIVEANAGRLPLVLGVGGNNTLKVVEELKSRDLSKFDAILSVSPYYNKPTQEGIYQHFKAVAEASSIPVILYNVPGRTASNVLPSTIIRLANDFKNVIGVKEAAGDIVQAMRLIQNKPENFLIISGDDMITLPMVLAGGSGVISVIGQGFPKEFSEMVRLGLQEKGKEAYKLHYLLADSIDMIFEQGNPAGIKEVFKTLGLSENTVRLPLVNVDENLANKLKNFTKKIS; encoded by the coding sequence ATGAAAAAGTTTGAAGGTACTGGTGTAGCACTAGTTACTCCATTTAAAGAAGATTTTTCAATAGATGTTGAAGCATTAAAAAGAATCGTAGATTTTGTAACCAAAGGCGGAGTAGAATATCTTGTTGTTTTAGGAACAACGGCAGAATCAGCAACTTTGTCTCAAGATGAAAAAGAATTAGTCATAAAGACTATTGTAGAAGCTAATGCAGGTAGATTACCATTAGTTTTAGGAGTAGGAGGAAATAATACACTGAAAGTAGTAGAAGAATTAAAATCAAGAGATTTGTCAAAATTTGATGCTATTTTATCTGTTTCACCATATTATAATAAACCAACGCAAGAAGGAATTTATCAGCATTTTAAAGCAGTTGCAGAAGCTTCATCAATTCCTGTTATTTTATACAATGTACCAGGAAGAACAGCAAGTAATGTATTGCCATCAACAATTATTCGTTTAGCAAATGATTTTAAAAATGTTATAGGTGTTAAAGAAGCAGCAGGAGACATTGTGCAAGCTATGCGATTGATTCAAAATAAACCAGAGAATTTTTTAATTATTTCTGGAGATGACATGATTACTCTTCCAATGGTTTTAGCAGGAGGTTCTGGAGTAATTTCAGTAATTGGTCAAGGTTTTCCAAAAGAATTTTCTGAAATGGTACGTCTTGGATTGCAAGAAAAAGGAAAAGAAGCTTATAAGTTGCATTATCTTTTAGCAGATTCAATCGATATGATTTTTGAACAAGGTAATCCAGCGGGAATTAAAGAAGTTTTTAAAACTCTTGGTTTATCAGAAAATACGGTTCGTTTACCATTAGTTAATGTAGATGAAAATTTAGCTAATAAACTAAAAAATTTTACGAAAAAAATAAGCTAA
- a CDS encoding outer membrane protein assembly factor BamD: MNKFICFILIIISLSSCSEYQKALKSEDLALKSKTANDLYEKGKYTKALRLYEQIIPAYRGKPQAERLFYMFSKSYYNTKQYYLAGYQFESFASSYPKSEKREEAAFLGAECFYRLSPRYSLDQIDTEKALSKLQKFIDTYPDSEYLPKANEYVKELREKLEKKAFEIAKQYYTISDHRLEYNAALKALDNFISDYPGTPFKEEALFLKFSTAYKLAINSVEYKKEDRLNLAKTMYNSFIKFNAESQFKPKADTMLATIDKELQQFSK, from the coding sequence ATGAATAAATTTATCTGTTTCATCCTTATTATTATTTCACTTTCATCTTGTAGTGAATATCAAAAAGCTTTAAAAAGCGAAGATTTAGCACTCAAGAGTAAAACGGCAAATGATTTATATGAAAAAGGGAAATACACAAAAGCACTGCGTTTATATGAGCAGATAATACCAGCTTATAGAGGAAAGCCACAAGCAGAGCGTTTGTTTTATATGTTTTCAAAATCATATTATAATACTAAACAATATTATTTAGCAGGATATCAGTTTGAAAGTTTTGCATCAAGTTATCCTAAAAGTGAGAAAAGAGAAGAAGCTGCTTTTTTAGGAGCTGAATGTTTCTATAGATTATCACCTAGGTATAGTTTAGATCAAATTGATACAGAAAAAGCACTTTCTAAATTGCAAAAATTTATTGATACTTATCCCGATTCAGAATATTTACCAAAAGCAAATGAGTACGTTAAGGAATTAAGAGAGAAATTAGAAAAGAAAGCTTTTGAAATAGCGAAACAATATTATACTATTTCAGATCACCGATTAGAATATAATGCAGCATTGAAAGCTTTAGATAATTTTATTTCAGATTATCCAGGAACCCCTTTTAAAGAAGAAGCATTATTTTTAAAATTTAGCACGGCTTATAAATTAGCAATTAATAGTGTTGAATATAAAAAAGAAGATCGATTAAATCTTGCTAAAACAATGTACAATAGTTTTATTAAGTTTAATGCAGAATCACAATTTAAGCCAAAGGCTGACACAATGTTAGCGACAATTGACAAAGAATTACAACAATTTTCTAAATAA
- a CDS encoding DNA-directed RNA polymerase subunit omega yields the protein MDLKKTTAPVNTITYNKSKIEEPTGNVYEAITIMAKRAGQINTEIKKELIEKLEEFATYNDSLEEIFENKEQIEVSKFYEKLPKPHALAVQEWLEGKIYHREAK from the coding sequence ATGGATTTAAAAAAGACTACAGCTCCAGTTAACACAATCACTTATAATAAAAGTAAGATTGAAGAGCCAACAGGGAACGTTTATGAAGCTATAACAATTATGGCTAAGAGAGCAGGTCAAATTAATACCGAAATTAAAAAGGAATTAATTGAAAAATTAGAAGAATTTGCAACTTACAATGATAGTTTAGAAGAAATCTTTGAAAACAAAGAACAAATTGAAGTTTCAAAATTTTATGAAAAATTACCTAAACCTCACGCTTTAGCTGTTCAAGAATGGTTAGAAGGTAAAATTTATCATAGAGAAGCAAAATAA
- the coaBC gene encoding bifunctional phosphopantothenoylcysteine decarboxylase/phosphopantothenate--cysteine ligase CoaBC, translating to MTVLSGKKILLGVSGGIAAYKTAHLVRLFIKAGAQVQVVMTPASKDFVTPLTLSTLSKNPVHSSFYNEDDENAIWNNHVELALWADYMLIAPATANTMSKMANGNCDNLLIATYLSSKCPVYFAPAMDLDMYKHPSTLESFNKLQKFGNTIIPAESGELASGLSGEGRMAEPENIISFIEKDITSKLPLKGKKILITAGPTYEAIDPVRFIGNHSSGKMGFDIARIAAHNGAEVILVAGPTHLKVEHPFIHLRRVQSAQEMYDVCHEYFEEVNVTIAAAAVADYRPKNVALQKIKKNDPTFIIELEKTKDILASLGEKKKNQFLIGFALETENEIEHAKLKIQKKNLDLIVLNSLNDKGAGFGHDTNKVTFIDKQFIVEPMNLKSKESVAQDIINKIIQHYDA from the coding sequence ATGACTGTATTAAGTGGTAAAAAAATCTTGCTAGGAGTTTCAGGAGGAATTGCCGCTTATAAAACAGCACATCTTGTTAGACTTTTTATAAAAGCAGGTGCTCAAGTACAAGTTGTTATGACACCTGCTTCTAAAGATTTTGTTACACCTTTAACATTATCTACACTTTCTAAAAATCCCGTTCATTCTAGTTTTTACAACGAAGATGATGAAAATGCAATATGGAATAATCATGTTGAGCTAGCTCTATGGGCAGATTATATGCTTATTGCACCAGCAACTGCAAATACAATGTCTAAAATGGCAAATGGCAATTGCGATAATCTTTTAATTGCTACGTATTTGTCTTCTAAATGTCCAGTATACTTTGCACCAGCAATGGATTTGGATATGTACAAACATCCTTCTACATTAGAAAGTTTTAATAAATTACAAAAGTTTGGTAATACTATTATTCCAGCAGAAAGCGGAGAATTAGCAAGTGGACTTTCTGGAGAAGGAAGAATGGCAGAACCAGAAAATATAATATCTTTTATAGAAAAGGATATTACTTCAAAACTACCTTTAAAAGGGAAGAAAATTTTAATTACCGCAGGACCTACTTATGAAGCCATTGATCCAGTACGTTTTATTGGAAATCATTCTTCAGGAAAAATGGGATTTGATATAGCAAGAATTGCAGCTCATAATGGAGCTGAAGTAATTTTAGTAGCTGGTCCAACTCATTTGAAAGTAGAGCATCCTTTTATACATTTAAGAAGAGTGCAATCAGCACAAGAAATGTATGACGTTTGTCATGAATATTTTGAAGAAGTAAATGTAACAATAGCAGCAGCAGCAGTTGCGGATTATAGACCAAAAAATGTTGCACTTCAGAAAATAAAAAAGAATGATCCTACGTTTATAATAGAGTTAGAGAAAACAAAAGACATCTTAGCTTCTTTAGGAGAAAAGAAAAAAAATCAGTTTTTAATTGGTTTTGCATTAGAAACAGAAAATGAAATTGAACATGCAAAGCTGAAAATTCAGAAAAAAAACTTAGATTTGATAGTTTTAAATTCTTTAAATGATAAAGGAGCTGGTTTTGGTCATGATACTAATAAAGTTACCTTTATAGATAAACAGTTTATTGTTGAACCAATGAACTTAAAAAGTAAAGAATCTGTAGCTCAGGATATTATAAATAAAATTATTCAACATTATGATGCGTAA
- the porD gene encoding type IX secretion system protein PorD — MMRNWLTIFIVVISFQMNFAQELNASVSVNAERMTDVNPQIFKNLEKQVSEFLNTTKWTNREYEQNEKIECNFFINVSEFNSNNISATLQIQSSRPIFNSTYSSPILNLNDKDFSFRFIEFEQLIFDQNSFNSNLTSVLAFYVNIILGLDMDSYSELGGTKYLGVASNIMNVAQSSGYKGWSQSEGNNNNRYFLISDMLSNTYSPYRTSLYEYHFKGLDLMADDLKKGKEGVANSIETLAKIQKSRPNALLTRTFFDAKTDEIVQIFTGGPMTNNAALLETLNRISPLNSIKWNKIR, encoded by the coding sequence ATGATGCGTAACTGGTTAACTATATTTATTGTTGTTATTTCATTCCAAATGAATTTTGCACAAGAACTGAATGCTTCAGTATCAGTAAATGCTGAGCGAATGACCGATGTTAACCCTCAAATATTTAAAAATTTAGAGAAACAAGTTTCAGAGTTTTTAAATACAACAAAATGGACAAATCGTGAATACGAGCAAAATGAAAAAATTGAATGTAATTTTTTTATAAATGTTTCAGAATTCAATTCAAATAATATTTCAGCTACATTACAAATTCAATCTTCAAGGCCAATTTTTAATTCAACATATAGTTCACCAATATTAAATTTGAATGATAAAGATTTTAGTTTCAGATTCATAGAATTTGAGCAATTAATATTTGACCAGAATTCATTTAATTCAAACCTTACATCTGTTTTAGCATTTTATGTTAATATAATATTAGGTTTAGATATGGATTCTTACAGTGAATTAGGAGGAACAAAATATTTAGGAGTTGCATCAAATATTATGAATGTTGCACAATCTAGTGGTTATAAAGGATGGTCACAATCTGAAGGCAATAATAATAATCGTTATTTTTTAATTTCAGATATGCTTTCAAACACATATTCACCTTATAGAACATCGTTGTATGAATACCACTTCAAAGGATTGGATCTTATGGCAGATGATTTGAAAAAAGGGAAAGAAGGTGTTGCAAATTCAATTGAAACATTAGCTAAAATTCAAAAATCAAGACCAAATGCATTATTGACACGTACCTTTTTTGATGCAAAAACAGACGAAATTGTACAAATATTTACTGGTGGACCAATGACAAATAATGCAGCGTTACTAGAAACGCTTAATAGAATTTCTCCATTAAATTCTATTAAATGGAATAAAATTAGATAA
- the recN gene encoding DNA repair protein RecN — protein MLLSLSIKNYALIESLEIEFSNQFSIITGETGAGKSILLGALGLVLGNRADLSVLKDKEQKCVIEAVFSLSNYNLEPFFVEKELDYEAQTIIRREILPSGKSRAFINDSPVNLNELQALSVFLIDIHSQHETRELLNEEYQFQIVDAVAKNEKRIISYRKGLSLLNKTNKELTKLIAEKESLSKEQEYNSFLLEELLAANLKVEEQAELEEELEKLSNVEFIKENIDKALSLANEEQLGTIITLNEIKQSFQKIATFSKEYNDFHERVTSVSIELQDIIDECYSNSEKIINDPERLELVNTKLQTIYSLQKKHQVTTIEELLKIQNDLDSKVLRADDLDTEIENKKGELEEIKEKVNLVAELITKARNEAAPILAKKIETILALLGMPDAKVFFEIKETESFTKFGKDVINLLFSANKGLQLGAIKKMASGGEMSRIMLAVKAVLANYSKLPTIIFDEIDTGVSGEIANKMGEIMKEMSKNMQVFAITHLPQIAAKGNQHYKVFKYNVKDDTLSELKLLNNEERIVEIAEMLSGKDISDSALNHAKALLN, from the coding sequence ATGCTTTTATCACTTTCGATAAAAAACTATGCATTGATAGAATCTTTAGAAATTGAATTTTCGAACCAATTTTCTATTATAACTGGTGAAACTGGAGCAGGAAAATCCATACTTTTAGGAGCATTAGGATTAGTTCTAGGAAATAGAGCCGACTTATCTGTATTGAAAGATAAAGAACAAAAATGTGTTATTGAAGCTGTTTTTTCTCTTTCAAATTATAATTTAGAACCTTTTTTTGTAGAAAAAGAATTAGATTATGAAGCGCAAACTATTATTAGAAGAGAGATTTTACCTTCTGGAAAATCGAGAGCATTTATAAACGATAGTCCGGTTAATTTAAATGAATTACAAGCTCTATCTGTTTTTTTAATTGATATTCATTCTCAACATGAAACACGTGAATTGTTAAATGAAGAATATCAATTCCAAATAGTTGATGCTGTAGCAAAAAATGAAAAGCGAATAATAAGTTATAGAAAAGGATTAAGCTTGTTAAACAAAACAAATAAAGAATTAACCAAACTTATAGCTGAAAAGGAGTCGCTTTCTAAAGAACAAGAATATAATAGCTTCCTTTTAGAAGAATTATTAGCAGCAAATTTAAAAGTAGAAGAACAAGCAGAATTAGAAGAAGAATTAGAGAAGTTAAGTAATGTTGAATTTATAAAAGAAAATATAGACAAAGCGCTTAGCTTGGCTAATGAAGAACAACTAGGAACAATTATTACCCTTAATGAAATTAAACAATCATTTCAGAAAATTGCAACATTTTCAAAAGAGTATAATGATTTTCATGAAAGAGTTACAAGTGTTTCTATAGAACTACAAGATATTATTGATGAATGTTACTCAAATTCAGAAAAAATAATTAATGATCCTGAACGTTTGGAACTTGTAAATACAAAATTACAAACGATTTATAGCTTACAAAAGAAACATCAAGTTACTACTATTGAAGAGCTATTAAAGATTCAAAATGATTTAGATTCAAAAGTTCTTAGAGCAGATGATTTAGACACAGAAATAGAGAATAAGAAGGGTGAGTTAGAAGAAATTAAAGAAAAAGTAAATCTAGTAGCTGAACTTATTACAAAGGCAAGAAATGAAGCGGCTCCAATTTTAGCTAAAAAAATAGAAACCATTTTAGCATTATTAGGAATGCCTGATGCAAAAGTCTTTTTTGAAATAAAAGAAACAGAAAGCTTTACAAAATTCGGAAAAGATGTTATCAATTTATTATTTTCTGCAAATAAAGGACTTCAATTAGGCGCTATAAAGAAAATGGCATCAGGAGGAGAAATGTCTAGAATAATGCTTGCTGTAAAAGCTGTTTTAGCTAATTATTCTAAATTGCCAACCATTATTTTTGATGAAATAGATACAGGAGTTTCAGGAGAAATTGCAAATAAAATGGGTGAAATTATGAAAGAGATGAGTAAGAATATGCAAGTTTTTGCCATTACACATTTACCTCAAATTGCAGCCAAAGGAAATCAACATTATAAAGTGTTTAAATACAATGTAAAAGATGATACCCTTTCTGAATTAAAGTTATTAAATAATGAAGAAAGAATTGTTGAAATTGCTGAAATGTTGTCAGGAAAAGATATTTCAGATTCAGCCTTAAATCATGCAAAAGCTTTGTTGAACTAA